The Bombus huntii isolate Logan2020A chromosome 11, iyBomHunt1.1, whole genome shotgun sequence genome includes a window with the following:
- the LOC126870868 gene encoding probable ATP-dependent RNA helicase DDX10 isoform X2, with protein MTDIQRQSIGLALRGNDILGAAKTGSGKTLAFLIPVLEILYCKQWTRLDGLGALVITPTRELAYQIYETLRKVGRHHDISAGLIIGGKDLKFEKRRMDQCNIVICTPGRLLQHMDENPLFDCINMQVLVLDEADRCLDMGFEQTMNSIIENLPPKRQTLLFSATQTKSVRDLARLSLKDPMYVSVHEHATHTTPEALEQSYVVCALEDKVSMLWSFIRNHLKQKIIVFFSSCKQVKYIFEVLCRLRPGISLLALYGTLHQLRRMEIYETFCKKQSAVLFATDIAARGLDFPAVDWVVQMDCPEDVNAYIHRAGRTARFQQNGECLLVLLPSEEKMIEKLKERKIPISMIQINPNKLQSPQRKIEALLARDVLLKESAQRGFVSYIKSVFLMKDKEVFNVRALNTDLFARSLGLAIPPRIRFLQRMEQKRQPSDKNSEKMKQFTANDKLNCNVDEQISDYKENKEEKEIRSPTISPNNFALDDSDDDDILTVKRKNINLDDIPIEINDKQDENVNKKKAVTKAAIAKKILRKKIVPNKKITFDDRGEELLNPSKDKVSELARQYENEEGSGINIEIAKQILHEEDKFDKQRFREKIKEKHREEKRKLKASKKKINDKNDEDDRDETENTINDYASEEADSDLDLSWLPDPDKIYGKQQENYEEIMNVPETQESEESSIHRSSKRKLITQDEYKKKKKKQRTCHEIDNTDLKVDEELALQLLQN; from the exons aTGACAGATATTCAAAGACAAAGTATTGGATTAGCATTGCGTGGAAATGATATATTAGGAGCAGCAAAAACTGGCAGTGGGAAAACTTTGGCATTTCTTATTCCA GTCTTAGAGATATTATATTGCAAACAATGGACAAGATTAGATGGACTTGGTGCACTTGTTATTACACCAACCAGAGAACTTGCTTATCAAATATATGAAACACTAAGAAAAGTTGGTCGACATCATGATATTTCTGCTGGTCTTATCATTGGTGGAAAAGAtctaaaatttgaaaaaagacGTATGGATCAATGCAATATTGTTATATGTACTCCTGGTCGTTTGTTACAACATATGGATGAAAATCCACTATTTGATTGTATAAATATGCAG GTACTGGTATTAGATGAAGCTGATAGATGTTTAGATATGGGTTTTGAGCAAACCATGAATTCTATTATTGAGAATCTACCTCCAAAACGGCAAACCCTTTTATTTTCTGCAACACAAACAAA GTCCGTAAGAGACTTGGCCAGATTGAGTTTGAAAGATCCTATGTATGTGTCTGTCCATGAACATGCTACACATACCACACCTGAAGCACTTGAACAAAGTTATGTTGTTTGCGCTTTAGAAGACAAAGTTTCAATGTTGTGGTCATTCATACGTAATcatttaaaacaaaaaattattgtttttttCTCCAGTTGTAAACAG gtaaaatatatattcgaAGTACTTTGTCGATTGAGACCTGGTATAAGTTTGTTAGCACTTTATGGTACCTTACATCAACTTAGAAGAATGGAAATTTACGAAACTTTTTGTAAAAAACAATCTGCAGTTTTGTTTGCAACTGATATTGCTGCTCGTGGGTTAG ATTTCCCTGCTGTGGATTGGGTTGTACAAATGGACTGTCCTGAAGATGTAAATGCTTATATACATCGTGCTGGTAGAACAGCTAGATTTCAACAAAATGGTGAATGCTTGTTGGTTTTATTACCATCTGAAGAAAAAATGATTGAAAAACTTAAAGAACGCAAAATTCCAATATCCATGATACA aattaaCCCAAATAAATTGCAATCTCCACAACGTAAAATAGAAGCACTATTAGCAAGAGATGTTTTGTTAAAAGAAAGTGCTCAAAGAGGATTTGTATCATATATAAAATCAGTCTTCTTAATGAAAGATAAAGAAGTCTTTAATGTTCGTGCATTAAATACCGATTTATTTGCAAg ATCTCTAGGTTTAGCCATACCTCCAAGAATTCGATTCCTTCAAAGAATGGAACAAAAACGACAACCATCTGATAAAAATAgtgaaaaaatgaaacaatttaCTGCTAATGATAAATTAAACTGCAATGTAGATGAGCAAATAAGTGactataaagaaaataaagaagaaaaagaaattagatCTCCGACAATAAGTCCAAATAACTTTGCACttg ATGATagcgatgatgatgatatatTAACTgtgaaacgaaaaaatataaacctTGATGATATACCAATTGAAATCAATGATAAACAGGACGAAAATGTAAACAAAAAGAAAGCCGTTACAAAAGCCGCAATAGctaaaaaaattcttcgaaaaaaaatagtaccaaataaaaaaattacttttGATGATAGGGGAGAG GAATTACTAAATCCCTCTAAAGATAAAGTTTCTGAATTAGCTAGACAATATGAAAATGAAGAAGGTTCTGGAATTAATATAGAAATAGCTAAACAGATATTACACGAAgaagataaatttgataaGCAACGCTTTagggaaaaaataaaagaaaaacatagagaagaaaaaaggaaactaAAAGCTagcaagaagaaaataaatgataaaaatgatgAAGATGATCGAGATGAAACTGAGAATACTATAAACGACTATGCTAGTGAGGAAGCAGACAGTGATTTAGATTTATCCTGGTTACCAGATCCAGATAAAATTTATGGCAAACAGCAAGAAAATTATGAAGAAATTATGAATGTTCCAGAAACACAGGAAAGTGAAGAAAGCAGCATACATAG ATCATCTAAAAGAAAACTCATAACACAAGatgaatataaaaagaaaaagaagaaacaaagaacGTGTCATGAAATAGATAATACAGATTTAAAAGTAGATGAGGAATTAGCATTACAACTTCtacaaaattga
- the LOC126870868 gene encoding probable ATP-dependent RNA helicase DDX10 isoform X1: MPKKQKVKIYNTKKKPFPETKIITNLQSKYDTIDETKITKFTDLPLSPKTLKGLTENNYIAMTDIQRQSIGLALRGNDILGAAKTGSGKTLAFLIPVLEILYCKQWTRLDGLGALVITPTRELAYQIYETLRKVGRHHDISAGLIIGGKDLKFEKRRMDQCNIVICTPGRLLQHMDENPLFDCINMQVLVLDEADRCLDMGFEQTMNSIIENLPPKRQTLLFSATQTKSVRDLARLSLKDPMYVSVHEHATHTTPEALEQSYVVCALEDKVSMLWSFIRNHLKQKIIVFFSSCKQVKYIFEVLCRLRPGISLLALYGTLHQLRRMEIYETFCKKQSAVLFATDIAARGLDFPAVDWVVQMDCPEDVNAYIHRAGRTARFQQNGECLLVLLPSEEKMIEKLKERKIPISMIQINPNKLQSPQRKIEALLARDVLLKESAQRGFVSYIKSVFLMKDKEVFNVRALNTDLFARSLGLAIPPRIRFLQRMEQKRQPSDKNSEKMKQFTANDKLNCNVDEQISDYKENKEEKEIRSPTISPNNFALDDSDDDDILTVKRKNINLDDIPIEINDKQDENVNKKKAVTKAAIAKKILRKKIVPNKKITFDDRGEELLNPSKDKVSELARQYENEEGSGINIEIAKQILHEEDKFDKQRFREKIKEKHREEKRKLKASKKKINDKNDEDDRDETENTINDYASEEADSDLDLSWLPDPDKIYGKQQENYEEIMNVPETQESEESSIHRSSKRKLITQDEYKKKKKKQRTCHEIDNTDLKVDEELALQLLQN; the protein is encoded by the exons ATGccaaagaaacaaaaagtgAAAATTTACAATACGAAGAAAAAACCATTTcctgaaacaaaaataattactaatCTACAATCTAAATATGATACT atcgatgaaacgaaaataacaaaatttacaGATCTTCCACTCTCACCGAAAACTTTAAAGGGTCTgacagaaaataattatattgcaaTGACAGATATTCAAAGACAAAGTATTGGATTAGCATTGCGTGGAAATGATATATTAGGAGCAGCAAAAACTGGCAGTGGGAAAACTTTGGCATTTCTTATTCCA GTCTTAGAGATATTATATTGCAAACAATGGACAAGATTAGATGGACTTGGTGCACTTGTTATTACACCAACCAGAGAACTTGCTTATCAAATATATGAAACACTAAGAAAAGTTGGTCGACATCATGATATTTCTGCTGGTCTTATCATTGGTGGAAAAGAtctaaaatttgaaaaaagacGTATGGATCAATGCAATATTGTTATATGTACTCCTGGTCGTTTGTTACAACATATGGATGAAAATCCACTATTTGATTGTATAAATATGCAG GTACTGGTATTAGATGAAGCTGATAGATGTTTAGATATGGGTTTTGAGCAAACCATGAATTCTATTATTGAGAATCTACCTCCAAAACGGCAAACCCTTTTATTTTCTGCAACACAAACAAA GTCCGTAAGAGACTTGGCCAGATTGAGTTTGAAAGATCCTATGTATGTGTCTGTCCATGAACATGCTACACATACCACACCTGAAGCACTTGAACAAAGTTATGTTGTTTGCGCTTTAGAAGACAAAGTTTCAATGTTGTGGTCATTCATACGTAATcatttaaaacaaaaaattattgtttttttCTCCAGTTGTAAACAG gtaaaatatatattcgaAGTACTTTGTCGATTGAGACCTGGTATAAGTTTGTTAGCACTTTATGGTACCTTACATCAACTTAGAAGAATGGAAATTTACGAAACTTTTTGTAAAAAACAATCTGCAGTTTTGTTTGCAACTGATATTGCTGCTCGTGGGTTAG ATTTCCCTGCTGTGGATTGGGTTGTACAAATGGACTGTCCTGAAGATGTAAATGCTTATATACATCGTGCTGGTAGAACAGCTAGATTTCAACAAAATGGTGAATGCTTGTTGGTTTTATTACCATCTGAAGAAAAAATGATTGAAAAACTTAAAGAACGCAAAATTCCAATATCCATGATACA aattaaCCCAAATAAATTGCAATCTCCACAACGTAAAATAGAAGCACTATTAGCAAGAGATGTTTTGTTAAAAGAAAGTGCTCAAAGAGGATTTGTATCATATATAAAATCAGTCTTCTTAATGAAAGATAAAGAAGTCTTTAATGTTCGTGCATTAAATACCGATTTATTTGCAAg ATCTCTAGGTTTAGCCATACCTCCAAGAATTCGATTCCTTCAAAGAATGGAACAAAAACGACAACCATCTGATAAAAATAgtgaaaaaatgaaacaatttaCTGCTAATGATAAATTAAACTGCAATGTAGATGAGCAAATAAGTGactataaagaaaataaagaagaaaaagaaattagatCTCCGACAATAAGTCCAAATAACTTTGCACttg ATGATagcgatgatgatgatatatTAACTgtgaaacgaaaaaatataaacctTGATGATATACCAATTGAAATCAATGATAAACAGGACGAAAATGTAAACAAAAAGAAAGCCGTTACAAAAGCCGCAATAGctaaaaaaattcttcgaaaaaaaatagtaccaaataaaaaaattacttttGATGATAGGGGAGAG GAATTACTAAATCCCTCTAAAGATAAAGTTTCTGAATTAGCTAGACAATATGAAAATGAAGAAGGTTCTGGAATTAATATAGAAATAGCTAAACAGATATTACACGAAgaagataaatttgataaGCAACGCTTTagggaaaaaataaaagaaaaacatagagaagaaaaaaggaaactaAAAGCTagcaagaagaaaataaatgataaaaatgatgAAGATGATCGAGATGAAACTGAGAATACTATAAACGACTATGCTAGTGAGGAAGCAGACAGTGATTTAGATTTATCCTGGTTACCAGATCCAGATAAAATTTATGGCAAACAGCAAGAAAATTATGAAGAAATTATGAATGTTCCAGAAACACAGGAAAGTGAAGAAAGCAGCATACATAG ATCATCTAAAAGAAAACTCATAACACAAGatgaatataaaaagaaaaagaagaaacaaagaacGTGTCATGAAATAGATAATACAGATTTAAAAGTAGATGAGGAATTAGCATTACAACTTCtacaaaattga